The following coding sequences are from one Cryptococcus deuterogattii R265 chromosome 1, complete sequence window:
- a CDS encoding sulfide:quinone oxidoreductase, with product MHLISILTHIGPAKMIALPKSINSLTRLASTSAGGKHKVVVIGAGAAGLSAANQVYNAFKAQGKALADGDIAIVDANKNHDYQPGWTLVGSGLASKESYRRPVSSIIGKQFAHIPQNAAGFEPGANQVVLADGSKIGYDYLIVGAGLQINWDNIKGLSAALADPSKSKISSIYSYETADKTWDLIRDFKGEGEAIFTQPFGVIKCAGAPQKINYMADYWWKSQNQKNHSTFITGMPTMFSVPHYSKALDALRQEKGIDALFNTNLVEVRPESKTAVFEVLAGEEQGKKIEKEFGLLHAVPPMGPLKAIKESPLADSVGWVDVDQGTLQHKKYENVFSLGDCSSLPTSKTAAAITGQSPVLTHNLVTLMETGKIGDAIYDGYTSCPLFTGRGSLLLAEFKYGAERKETFGKFVDQSVPNRLFYHLTKDVIPRAYFSKMLKGEWYGPRSIFPPQYLPQSQ from the exons ATgcatctcatctccatccttaCTCACATCGGTCCTGCTAAAATGATTGCTCTCCCCAAGTCTATAAATTCCCTCACCCGTCTCGCCTCTACCTCTGCTGGTGGCAAGCACAAGGTTGTCGTTATTGGTGCCG GTGCCGCCGGTCTCTCCGCCGCTAACCAAGTTTACAACGCGTTCAAGGCCCAGGGCAAGGCCCTCGCTGACGGCGACATCGCTATCGTTGATGCCAACAAGAACCACGACTACCAACCTGGATGGACTCTTGTCGGCTCTGGTCTTGCCAGCAAGGAGTCTTACAGGCGCCCtgtttcttccatcatcggCAAGCAGTTTGCGCACATCCCTCAGAACGCTGCAGGCTTTGAACCTGGAGCTAACCAGGTCGTCCTCGCCGATGGTAGCAAGATTGGCTACGACTACCTCATCGTCGGCGCTGGTCTTCAGATCA ATTGGGACAACATTAAGGGTCTCTCTGCTGCTCTCGCCGACCCCTCCAAGAGCAagatctcttccatctacTCTTACGAGACCGCCGACAAAACTTGGGACCTTATCCGTGACTTCAAGGGTGAGGGCGAAGCCATCTTCACCCAGCCCTTCGGTGTGATCAAGTGTGCCGGTGCTCCCCAAAAAATCAACTACATGGCCGACTACTGGTGGAAGTCCCAGAACCAGAAAAACCACTCTACTTTTATCACCGGTATGCCCACCATGTTCTCCGTTCCCCACTACTCCAAGGCTCTCGACGCTCTCCggcaggagaagggtatCGACGCCTTGTTTAACACTAACCTCGTCGAGGTCCGTCCCGAGAGCAAGACTGCTGTCTTCGAGGTCCTCGCTGGTGAAGAGCAGGGTaagaagattgaaaaggaaTTTGGTCTCTTGCATGCCGTCCCCCCTATGGGCCCTCTCAAGGCTATCAAAGAATCCCCGCTTGCCGATTCTGTCGGATGGGTCGACGTCGACCAGGGCACTCTCCAGCACAAGAAGTATGAGAATGTTTTCTCCCTCGGTGACTGTTCCTCACTCCCCACCTCCAAGACTGCCGCCGCTATCACTGGCCAGTCCCCTGTCCTCACGCACAACCTTGTTACTTTGATGGAGACAGGCAAAATTGGTGACGCCATCTATGACGGTTACACTTCCTGTCCTCTTTTCACTGGCCGAGGATCCTTGCTCCTTGCCGAGTTCAAGTACGGTGctgaaaggaaggagactTTCGGCAAGTTTGTTGACCAGTCTGTTCCTAACCG ATTGTTCTACCATCTCACCAAGGACGTCATCCCCCGAGCTTACTTCTCCAAGATGCTCAAGGGCGAGTGGTACGGTCCTCGATCTATCTTCCCCCCTCAATACCTCCCTCAATCTCAGTAA